In the genome of Desulfuromonas sp. DDH964, one region contains:
- a CDS encoding molybdopterin-dependent oxidoreductase encodes MSSLFDKKLNRRRFLGLSSCALAGVAVGSQVKVLRALAETGQIAPPTAMVTKDVFTSCGMCVNKCGVIARVKDGVIHKLDPNPQFIKSRGMLCARGNSGVKVTYDPDRLKYPLIRVGARGEGKWRRASWEEALDLVVKNMNEIAEKYSRAGMMFASTEGTFQEHFFLQLAECYGSPNTLRHPTLCLSSNLQGFGATYGTSPTPDVLNADYIIMSGANRSEALITPDSIDLLKGDGGKRKLVYLDPRFTKTAAKADEWLAIKPGTDMAFILAMLNVIVFEERYDKSFVAERTVGFDKLLPHIQPYTPEWAEAECDIPAATIRRIAREFAAAAPKAVYYQGRRSSFFANDTQMRRAMAILNAVVGNWDVKGGMVPNRGIKLRSHDYLAPWYDDIPDRLDKGSVAFLSEKDGSWPIFRDRVLEGKPYPVKGMMIYKQNVVSSVPNRAKTLKMMEQMDFICTIDITMSDTAWFSDVVLPEATYLERLDPPEVLSGLVPVVAFRQPAIEPLFESKPNLWIMQQLAKRLGDEVYEQFDFTMEKHIEHMVSHNPQILTDLKKTGVYFIEGEPVYGSTRGQRLKTPSGKVEIYSERYAENGLDPLPVYQAPAAAPGGRYRLVVGRHAYFTHGTTANNPYLHDLMPVNTLWLHPREADRLGLKNGQLVKVRSGVGEEQLPLEVTEKIRPDTVYMAHGFGVLSRGLSNIYGKGGCDAALIEEKTCPISGNVAMHETFVEILPA; translated from the coding sequence GTGTCCAGTCTGTTCGATAAGAAACTGAACCGCCGGCGTTTCCTGGGACTCTCCTCCTGTGCCCTGGCCGGGGTTGCCGTCGGCTCGCAGGTCAAGGTACTGCGGGCCCTGGCCGAGACCGGCCAGATCGCACCCCCGACCGCCATGGTGACCAAGGATGTCTTCACCAGCTGCGGCATGTGCGTCAACAAGTGCGGCGTCATTGCCCGGGTGAAGGACGGGGTAATTCACAAGCTCGACCCCAACCCTCAGTTCATCAAGAGCCGCGGCATGCTCTGCGCCCGCGGCAACTCGGGGGTGAAGGTCACTTACGATCCCGATCGCCTCAAGTATCCCCTGATCCGGGTCGGCGCCCGGGGCGAAGGGAAATGGCGGCGGGCGAGCTGGGAGGAGGCCCTCGACCTGGTGGTGAAGAACATGAACGAGATCGCGGAGAAGTACAGCCGCGCCGGGATGATGTTCGCCTCCACCGAAGGGACCTTCCAGGAGCACTTCTTCCTGCAGCTGGCCGAGTGCTACGGCTCGCCCAACACCCTGCGCCACCCCACCCTCTGCCTGTCTTCCAACCTGCAGGGATTCGGCGCCACTTACGGCACCAGCCCGACGCCGGACGTCCTGAATGCCGACTACATCATCATGAGCGGCGCCAACCGCAGCGAGGCGCTGATCACCCCCGACTCCATCGACCTGCTCAAGGGGGACGGCGGCAAGCGCAAGCTGGTCTACCTCGACCCGCGCTTCACCAAGACCGCCGCCAAGGCCGACGAGTGGCTGGCGATCAAGCCGGGGACCGACATGGCCTTCATCCTGGCGATGCTCAACGTCATCGTCTTTGAGGAGCGCTACGACAAGAGCTTCGTCGCCGAGCGCACCGTCGGTTTTGACAAGCTCCTCCCCCATATCCAGCCCTACACCCCCGAATGGGCAGAGGCCGAGTGCGACATCCCCGCCGCTACCATCCGCCGCATCGCCCGCGAATTCGCCGCGGCAGCGCCGAAAGCGGTCTACTACCAGGGGCGGCGCTCCTCCTTCTTCGCCAACGACACCCAGATGCGCCGGGCGATGGCGATCCTCAACGCCGTGGTCGGCAACTGGGACGTCAAGGGGGGCATGGTGCCGAACCGCGGCATCAAGCTGCGTTCCCACGACTACCTCGCCCCCTGGTACGACGATATCCCCGACCGGCTCGACAAGGGGAGTGTCGCCTTTCTCTCCGAAAAAGACGGCTCCTGGCCGATCTTCCGCGACCGGGTCCTGGAAGGGAAGCCCTACCCGGTGAAGGGGATGATGATCTACAAGCAGAATGTCGTCTCCTCGGTGCCGAACCGCGCCAAGACCCTGAAGATGATGGAGCAGATGGATTTTATCTGCACCATCGACATCACCATGAGCGACACCGCCTGGTTCTCGGACGTCGTCCTCCCCGAAGCGACCTATCTCGAACGGCTCGATCCGCCCGAGGTACTTTCCGGCCTGGTGCCGGTGGTCGCCTTCCGCCAGCCGGCCATCGAGCCCCTCTTCGAGAGCAAGCCGAACCTCTGGATCATGCAGCAGCTTGCCAAGCGCCTCGGCGACGAGGTCTACGAGCAGTTCGACTTCACCATGGAAAAGCACATCGAGCATATGGTAAGCCACAACCCGCAGATCCTCACCGACCTGAAAAAAACCGGGGTCTACTTCATCGAGGGGGAACCGGTCTACGGTTCTACCCGCGGCCAGAGACTGAAGACGCCAAGCGGCAAGGTCGAGATCTATTCGGAGCGCTATGCCGAGAACGGCCTTGACCCGCTGCCGGTCTACCAGGCGCCGGCTGCGGCTCCCGGGGGGCGCTACCGGCTGGTGGTGGGGCGCCATGCCTACTTCACCCACGGCACCACCGCCAACAACCCTTACCTGCACGACCTCATGCCGGTCAACACCCTCTGGCTCCATCCCCGGGAAGCAGACCGCCTCGGACTGAAGAACGGACAGCTGGTCAAGGTGCGCAGCGGCGTCGGCGAAGAACAGCTGCCGCTGGAGGTCACCGAGAAGATCCGCCCCGACACCGTCTACATGGCCCACGGGTTTGGCGTCCTCTCTCG
- a CDS encoding DUF3373 domain-containing protein, with amino-acid sequence MRKLFALMLAILLMAPATVLAADSLEDLQLKVKDLTQELEELSKRIDKNEKHTALDRIQFSGDFRTKADTLHYQDVTFYPGVLVDFDQFVADAMSGTFGDPADPNSPIAKMMAANPSLATAFGMGLLSGVQPYAMAPAPKTSDINNDILYTTRLRLNMKAKVYDNVNFSGRLTMYKNWGDSTGSKVFDSWNSYTMDGTDSGSTSGDWLRVERAYFDWSNIGGSNAYLSIGRRPSTYGPPTQYRENEMRGGTPTGHLVNFNFDGITVGYHLSDLTGIEGQTIRFCYGQGFESEWGNGELFNDNSVNTKDTHLGGINLDVLNDGTNFLQFTMFRAMDVNDGFKGVIAFPNQFAALFAPTLYSDLQKFPNFNFVTRVQPSTVIGDINLAAIGFSREEMNGINWFASLAATQTDSNGKAGMFGGMNSDAIFQAELNTTNTEIIMTPARGTASDKEEGYGIYVGLQVPAPLGKIGLEYNYGSKFWTPFTQAQDDMIGSKLATRGHVGEAYYIFDVNPNMFIKLGGLYYDYQYTGSGSPVGAPHKIGDVQNGTAFSMLPAVDTAWDGYASLTVRF; translated from the coding sequence ATGCGCAAACTGTTCGCCCTGATGCTGGCCATCCTGCTGATGGCCCCTGCCACCGTCCTGGCGGCCGACTCGCTCGAGGATCTGCAGCTCAAGGTCAAGGATCTGACCCAGGAACTCGAGGAACTCTCCAAGCGGATTGACAAGAACGAGAAACACACCGCCCTCGACCGCATCCAGTTCAGCGGCGACTTCCGCACCAAGGCCGACACCCTGCACTACCAGGATGTGACCTTCTATCCCGGGGTTCTGGTTGACTTTGACCAATTCGTCGCCGATGCCATGAGTGGCACATTCGGCGACCCCGCTGACCCGAACTCGCCTATCGCCAAAATGATGGCGGCCAATCCTTCCTTGGCCACGGCTTTCGGCATGGGACTTCTCTCCGGAGTCCAGCCTTACGCCATGGCCCCGGCCCCGAAAACCAGCGACATCAACAATGACATCCTCTACACCACCCGCCTGCGCCTCAACATGAAGGCGAAGGTCTACGATAACGTCAACTTCAGCGGCCGCCTTACCATGTACAAGAACTGGGGCGACTCGACCGGCTCCAAGGTCTTCGACTCCTGGAACTCCTACACCATGGACGGCACCGACAGCGGCAGCACCAGCGGCGACTGGCTGCGGGTCGAGCGCGCCTACTTCGACTGGAGTAACATCGGCGGCAGCAACGCCTACCTCTCCATCGGGCGCCGCCCTTCGACCTACGGACCGCCGACCCAGTACCGCGAGAACGAAATGCGCGGCGGCACCCCGACCGGCCACCTCGTCAACTTCAACTTCGATGGCATCACCGTCGGCTACCATCTCAGCGACCTGACCGGTATCGAAGGCCAGACCATCCGCTTCTGCTACGGCCAGGGTTTCGAGTCCGAGTGGGGGAACGGTGAGCTCTTCAACGACAACTCGGTCAACACCAAGGACACCCACCTCGGCGGCATCAACCTCGATGTCCTCAATGACGGCACCAACTTCCTGCAGTTCACCATGTTCCGGGCGATGGATGTCAATGACGGCTTCAAGGGGGTGATCGCCTTCCCCAACCAGTTTGCCGCCCTCTTCGCGCCGACCCTCTACTCGGATCTGCAGAAGTTCCCCAACTTCAACTTCGTCACCCGCGTTCAGCCGAGCACCGTCATCGGCGACATCAACCTCGCCGCCATCGGTTTCAGCCGCGAGGAGATGAACGGCATCAACTGGTTCGCCTCCCTCGCCGCCACCCAGACCGATTCCAACGGCAAGGCCGGCATGTTCGGCGGCATGAACTCCGATGCCATTTTCCAGGCGGAATTGAATACGACCAACACTGAAATCATCATGACCCCTGCCCGCGGTACCGCCAGCGACAAGGAAGAGGGTTACGGCATCTATGTCGGTCTCCAGGTCCCGGCGCCCCTCGGCAAGATCGGCCTCGAGTACAACTACGGCTCCAAGTTCTGGACCCCCTTCACCCAGGCCCAGGATGACATGATCGGCAGCAAGCTTGCCACCCGCGGCCACGTCGGCGAGGCTTACTACATCTTCGACGTCAACCCCAACATGTTCATCAAGCTCGGCGGTCTCTACTACGACTACCAGTACACCGGCAGCGGCTCCCCGGTTGGCGCGCCGCACAAGATCGGAGATGTGCAGAACGGCACCGCCTTTTCGATGCTGCCGGCGGTCGATACCGCCTGGGACGGCTATGCCAGCCTGACCGTGCGCTTCTAA
- a CDS encoding c-type cytochrome: protein MKNLQKLIIGMLLVAFATTSVFAAEGGNPKKGKYLFKKNCKSCHSEGASGGDLTPLAKTQAQWDRFFDKDKHEKNPEGFKGLSEKDLKDIQQFLFDHAADSPQPQTCG, encoded by the coding sequence ATGAAAAACCTGCAAAAACTGATCATCGGCATGCTCCTGGTCGCCTTCGCGACCACCAGCGTGTTCGCCGCCGAAGGTGGCAACCCCAAGAAGGGGAAGTACCTCTTCAAGAAAAACTGCAAGAGCTGCCACTCTGAAGGTGCCAGCGGCGGCGATCTGACCCCCCTCGCCAAAACCCAGGCCCAGTGGGACCGCTTTTTCGACAAGGACAAGCACGAGAAGAACCCCGAAGGGTTCAAGGGGCTCTCCGAGAAAGACCTCAAGGACATCCAGCAGTTCCTCTTCGACCACGCCGCCGACTCGCCCCAGCCCCAGACCTGCGGCTGA
- the ettA gene encoding energy-dependent translational throttle protein EttA, with protein sequence MSTDTTKVIYSMMRVSKFYDKKPVIKDISLSYFYGAKIGVLGLNGSGKSTLLRIMAGVDKQFNGQAVLSPGYSVGFLEQEPLVAVVKTVRQVVEEGVQETVDLLAEFEAINAAFADPDADMEKLCDRQAQVQEKLDHLDAWDLDARLEMAMDALRCPPGDTRVAVLSGGERRRVALCRLLLQKPDILLLDEPTNHLDAESVAWLEQHLQQYAGTVIAVTHDRYFLDNVAGWILELDRGEGIPWKGNYSSWLEQKQERLRREEKAESGRQKTLERELEWIRMSPKGRHAKSQARISAYEKLLAEEADKGARELELYIPPGPRLGNLVIEAKGVSKAYGDQLLVEQMDFSLPPGGIVGVIGPNGAGKTTLFRMITGQEQPDAGTIRLGETVKLAYVDQSRELDPNKTIWEEVTGGQEQLQLGKQLVNSRGYVARFNFSGADQQKKVGMLSGGERNRVHLAKMLKEGANVILLDEPTNDLDVNTMRALEEGLENFGGCAVVISHDRWFLDRIATHILAFEGESKVVWFAGNYSEYEEDRKKRLGAEADRPHRIKYRQLTR encoded by the coding sequence ATGAGCACCGACACCACCAAAGTGATCTACTCGATGATGCGGGTCAGCAAGTTTTACGACAAGAAGCCGGTCATCAAGGACATCTCTCTCTCCTATTTCTACGGCGCCAAGATCGGGGTACTCGGCCTCAACGGTTCGGGCAAGAGTACCCTGCTGCGCATCATGGCCGGCGTCGACAAGCAGTTCAACGGGCAGGCGGTTCTTTCCCCCGGCTACAGCGTCGGCTTCCTCGAACAGGAACCCCTGGTCGCCGTCGTCAAAACCGTCCGCCAGGTGGTGGAGGAAGGGGTACAGGAGACCGTCGACCTTCTGGCCGAGTTCGAGGCGATCAACGCCGCCTTCGCCGACCCCGACGCCGACATGGAAAAACTCTGCGACCGCCAGGCCCAGGTCCAGGAGAAGCTCGATCACCTCGATGCCTGGGATCTCGACGCGCGCCTGGAGATGGCGATGGACGCCCTGCGCTGCCCTCCGGGCGATACCCGGGTTGCCGTCCTCTCCGGCGGCGAGCGGCGCCGCGTCGCTCTCTGCCGGCTGCTGCTGCAAAAGCCGGACATCCTGCTCCTCGACGAGCCGACCAACCACCTCGACGCCGAGAGTGTCGCCTGGCTCGAACAGCATCTGCAGCAGTATGCGGGGACCGTCATCGCCGTCACCCATGACCGCTATTTTCTCGACAATGTCGCCGGCTGGATTCTCGAGCTCGACCGTGGTGAAGGGATCCCCTGGAAGGGAAACTATTCCTCCTGGCTGGAGCAGAAGCAGGAACGGCTGCGGCGCGAGGAGAAGGCCGAGAGCGGCCGGCAGAAGACCCTGGAGCGCGAACTGGAATGGATTCGCATGTCGCCCAAGGGGCGCCATGCCAAGAGCCAGGCCCGGATCAGCGCCTACGAAAAACTCCTTGCCGAGGAGGCCGACAAGGGCGCCCGCGAGCTGGAACTCTACATTCCGCCGGGACCGCGCCTCGGTAACCTGGTGATCGAGGCGAAGGGGGTCAGCAAGGCTTATGGCGACCAGCTGCTGGTGGAGCAGATGGATTTTTCCCTCCCCCCCGGCGGCATCGTCGGCGTCATCGGACCCAACGGCGCCGGCAAGACCACCCTGTTTCGCATGATCACCGGCCAGGAGCAGCCCGATGCCGGGACCATCCGCCTCGGCGAGACGGTGAAACTCGCCTACGTCGACCAGAGCCGGGAGCTCGACCCGAACAAGACCATCTGGGAGGAAGTCACCGGTGGCCAGGAGCAGCTGCAGCTCGGCAAGCAGCTGGTCAACTCGCGCGGCTACGTCGCCCGCTTCAATTTCTCCGGGGCGGACCAGCAGAAGAAGGTCGGCATGCTCTCGGGAGGGGAGCGAAATCGCGTACACCTGGCGAAAATGCTGAAGGAGGGGGCCAACGTCATTCTCCTTGACGAACCGACCAACGATCTCGATGTCAATACCATGCGCGCCCTCGAAGAAGGCCTGGAGAACTTCGGTGGCTGCGCCGTGGTGATCAGCCATGATCGCTGGTTTCTCGACCGCATTGCCACCCACATCCTCGCCTTCGAGGGGGAGAGCAAGGTGGTCTGGTTTGCGGGGAATTACAGCGAATACGAAGAGGACCGTAAAAAACGGCTCGGCGCCGAGGCCGACCGGCCGCACCGTATCAAGTATCGCCAGCTGACCCGTTAG
- a CDS encoding putative bifunctional diguanylate cyclase/phosphodiesterase, protein MENELAEAGSWADGLDGLKAGTRARSTTGRENTPKFTDRYGRTRLVARARWLLLILFGIYAAFAASTYSLSRYGFFLSHAQVVFLCSTVLVVLAYNAACHSIPERVARIAAFEQVQILLDLLLVTVLIHFSGGGASWFWPVYLVVTIEAAVLLERREDVWFLGSLGGFFFGALLVATYFSLIPAVSMPFVDPGLHHDALYLGLIWFWVSLLNATVAVVAAFLMGVIRKENASLQQSESRLVDFLESANDLIFSFTPEGRFLFANRAWLRATGYSRDELATLRVRDVLHRDCIGKCLVEFQKALSGDRGNAIEGQLVAKVGRLVDVEGSVSCSFQDARPTALWGICRDISERKLAQNQLYHMAHHDMLTGLPNRTFFLDRLHHALALAKRGKYPLAVLFLDLDRFKIINDTLGHAVGDKLLQEVARRLQVNVRESDTVARLGGDEFTVILGQLQEADDTERVAAKILKALAQPLHIDGHELYVTTSIGIARYPGDAEDPPSLVKKADLAMYSAKAGGRNTCKFYEPSMDADADRRLIMENGLRKALEREEFRVHYQPKVAMDSGRVTALEALLRWEHPTLGLLPPGEFISLAEETGLIVPIGEWVLRTACTQNRRWQEQGLPPVRVAVNLSGYQLQQKNLPQVVARILDETRLPPAFLELEVTETVIMQNPDFAAQLLAELRRLGVHLSIDDFGTGYSSLAHLKRFAVNTLKIDKSFVRDVADNPTDAAITAAIIAMGRSLNLSVIAEGVETENQFRFLRGEACHEMQGYLFSRPLAAERIAELLASEDSSWLPG, encoded by the coding sequence ATGGAAAACGAATTGGCCGAGGCCGGTTCCTGGGCCGATGGGCTCGATGGCCTGAAAGCCGGGACGAGGGCCCGGTCCACCACTGGCCGGGAAAACACCCCCAAGTTTACCGATCGCTACGGCCGCACCCGGCTGGTGGCCAGGGCCCGCTGGCTGCTGCTGATCCTCTTCGGCATCTACGCCGCCTTTGCCGCCAGCACCTATTCCCTCAGCCGCTACGGTTTCTTCCTCTCCCATGCCCAGGTGGTCTTTCTCTGCAGCACCGTCCTGGTGGTGCTTGCTTATAATGCCGCCTGCCACAGTATCCCGGAACGGGTTGCCCGTATTGCCGCCTTTGAACAGGTCCAGATTCTGCTTGACCTGCTGCTGGTGACGGTCCTGATCCATTTCAGTGGCGGCGGCGCCAGCTGGTTCTGGCCGGTCTACCTGGTGGTGACCATCGAGGCCGCGGTTTTGCTCGAGCGCCGGGAGGATGTCTGGTTTCTCGGCAGCCTCGGCGGTTTCTTCTTCGGTGCCCTGCTCGTTGCCACCTACTTCAGCCTGATTCCCGCGGTCAGCATGCCCTTCGTCGACCCGGGTCTGCACCACGACGCCCTCTATCTCGGCCTGATCTGGTTCTGGGTCAGTCTCCTCAACGCCACCGTGGCGGTGGTCGCCGCTTTTCTGATGGGGGTCATCCGCAAGGAGAACGCGTCGCTGCAGCAGAGCGAATCTAGGCTGGTCGATTTTCTCGAGTCGGCCAACGACCTGATTTTCAGCTTCACCCCCGAGGGGCGTTTTCTCTTTGCCAACCGGGCCTGGCTGCGGGCCACCGGTTACAGCAGGGACGAGCTGGCGACCCTGCGGGTCCGCGACGTCTTGCATCGCGACTGTATCGGCAAGTGCCTGGTCGAGTTTCAAAAAGCCCTCTCCGGTGACCGCGGCAACGCCATCGAGGGGCAACTGGTCGCCAAGGTCGGGCGCCTGGTCGATGTCGAAGGGAGCGTCTCCTGCAGTTTCCAGGACGCCCGGCCGACAGCCCTGTGGGGGATCTGCCGCGATATCTCCGAGCGCAAGCTGGCCCAGAACCAGCTCTACCACATGGCGCATCACGACATGCTCACCGGTCTGCCGAACCGTACCTTCTTCCTCGACCGCCTGCACCATGCCCTCGCCCTGGCCAAGCGCGGCAAGTACCCGTTGGCGGTCCTCTTTCTCGACCTCGACCGTTTCAAGATTATCAACGACACTCTCGGGCACGCGGTGGGGGACAAGCTCTTGCAGGAGGTCGCCCGGCGGTTGCAGGTGAACGTGCGCGAGTCGGACACCGTCGCCCGCCTCGGCGGCGACGAGTTCACCGTCATACTCGGCCAGCTCCAGGAGGCGGACGATACCGAGCGGGTCGCCGCCAAGATTCTCAAGGCCCTCGCCCAGCCGCTGCATATCGATGGCCACGAGCTCTACGTGACGACCAGTATCGGCATTGCCCGTTATCCCGGCGACGCCGAAGACCCGCCCAGCCTGGTGAAAAAAGCCGACCTCGCCATGTACAGTGCCAAGGCCGGCGGGCGCAACACCTGCAAGTTCTACGAGCCAAGCATGGACGCCGACGCCGACCGCCGCCTGATCATGGAGAACGGCCTGCGCAAGGCCCTGGAACGGGAGGAGTTCCGGGTCCACTACCAGCCGAAGGTGGCGATGGACAGTGGCCGCGTCACCGCCCTGGAGGCGCTGCTGCGCTGGGAGCACCCAACTCTCGGGCTCCTCCCCCCCGGGGAGTTCATCTCCCTCGCCGAGGAGACCGGTCTGATCGTACCGATCGGCGAGTGGGTGCTTCGCACCGCCTGCACGCAGAACCGCCGCTGGCAGGAGCAGGGGTTGCCCCCGGTCCGCGTCGCCGTCAACCTCTCCGGCTACCAGCTGCAGCAGAAGAACCTGCCGCAGGTCGTCGCCCGGATCCTTGACGAGACCCGGCTGCCGCCCGCCTTCCTCGAGCTCGAGGTCACCGAGACGGTTATCATGCAGAATCCCGACTTCGCGGCCCAGCTTCTCGCCGAGCTGCGCCGACTCGGCGTCCATCTCTCCATCGACGACTTCGGCACTGGCTACTCCTCCCTCGCCCACCTCAAGCGCTTTGCCGTCAACACCCTGAAGATCGACAAGTCTTTTGTCCGCGATGTCGCCGACAATCCGACCGATGCCGCCATCACCGCGGCGATCATCGCCATGGGCAGGAGTCTCAACCTGTCGGTGATCGCCGAAGGGGTCGAGACCGAGAACCAGTTCCGCTTCCTGCGCGGTGAGGCGTGCCACGAAATGCAGGGCTACCTCTTCAGTCGCCCCCTTGCCGCCGAGAGGATTGCGGAACTCTTGGCGAGTGAAGACTCTTCCTGGCTCCCAGGCTGA